From the genome of uncultured Methanobacterium sp.:
AATTACAAACATCACACCAACTGCAAAAACTGTTAAAGCACTTTCGTATCGATTTAAAGTTAAAAGTGCTGCTAAAATCATTAGTGATATTAATTCTGATTTTTCTATTTTTTTTTCACTTAATATTCTAGCGGATTTGTATACAAAGGCAATTGTAAGAAAAATCTGCAGAATATTCTCCATTCCTGTGAATATCATGGGTATCATGGGTGTAAAGAATATTACTGCCACTAAAACGATGAAAACAAAGAAATTATAAAATTTTATATTTCCTGCATATTTTTTAAGAATATAATTTATGAGAATAAGTGTAGCTGTAGCAAAGATTAGGTTAAGAAAGAAAGGTATCAGTTCTTTTGGTCCTAAAATTTTAAATAATCCTGCAAGTAGTGCCGGCCAAAGTATAGATGATGTTGCGGAAGTAAAACCATATTTGGTGACTCCCCAAATACCGTAGGATGCAAAGTTTTTGGCAACAGCCATGTGGATGTAAGGATCATCAAGAACATATATAAAGTGGCCGTTAGTATTGCTGATGGATAATAATGTGACAATTAATGTGGTAATCCATAAAATGATTACAGAACCTATTAATGGCCATTGATCTTTGTTAAATAACATGTTAATCAGTAATTTGGAATTATAGTTGACAAGGTAATAATGATTTTTTTAGTTTTACTGTTGTAACAATAGTGTTATTGATCCGATCATATTTATCAATAGGGGGTCAATCTTTCATTAGTCAGAAAAATCATCTTGAGATCAGTCACTGTTTTTGAATAACCTCCACTGTCATAAAAAAGGCATATCACATCACTGGGCAAAGCAATTGTATTAACTTTAATTGAAGAAGTAAAATGTGAATTATTTTTTGCAACGATTTCAACATATTTCTGGTCTGCACTTTCTATATCAACTTTTTCAATTAAAACAAAGTTTACTGTATTGAATATGATAAAAAACGCCATTATCAAAGTTAAAAACTTTTTTGAAGACATAAAACTTATATTTTCTGATAGTTTAGAAATGATGAATCCAATTATTATTGTTAATCCGGGTAAATATATGAGAGTATAACCTGATTTGGCGATAAATACTAACGCAAAGAAACCGAATGATGGTAAAATCCACAGGATAAAGAAAATAACTTTTGGTGATTTAAAATTCACAGATTTAATAATATTTTTAGGATTCTGCAAAACCAAAAATAATAATGAAAAAATACCAGCTATTCCCAGTCCATTCAATGTCCAGAGAGCTAGTTTTTCAAGCATAATAATATGGTTTAAAATGTCCGCTCCAAAAAAGACAGAGCATATATTGAAAGATGATGTTAATTGGTATTTTGTAAGGTTAGAGTAATGATTATAGCCTCCACTTAATTGTACCGTTGATAAAAACCATGTTAAAGAAGATAAAATCACTATAAACAGGCTAACTACAATTTTTTTAAGTTCAAATCGTTCATAACTAATACAAAATAACCAAAGTGGAAACATGAGCACTGTAACATCTTGCCTAAATCTTCCAGCTAACCCTAAGACTAATGCGGATATGTATGCAAAACTATTTTTTTTCATTGCTTTATAAGATAAAAAAGCTATCAAAGTGGCAAAAAATCCTTGGCAAGCATATATTGATGCAATTTCTCCATAAAACCAAAAAATAGGGTTAAATATAAGCAATAAGCTGCTTATTATTCCAATTTCAGTAGAGAAAATTTTTTTACTTAATAAATAAACCAGAATAACAGTCAGAATACTGAAGACTATGCTCATAAAGATCATTGTAGAATTGGGATCTTGGAAAAAAGAGTTTAAAAACCGACCTAATCCTACAAAAAATATGTAACCTGGTGGTTGAGGTTGGGAAAGAGAAATATTAAAGTTTTTAAAAGCCAGAGCAAAATTGATTGAGTCCCAATCATAAAGAAATTTGCTCATAAAGGGGGTTCTGGTTAAAATGATTAACAAACTAAAAAATAATAAAATCAAATAATCATTCTTAATTTTGGAATTTTTCAATAATGCTCTACCATCTATCATTAATTGTCTCTATCTACCCATGAATAATATAAATTTTTCACTCAATTGTTTTAAAACTTTGAAATAATCAATGGATTTTTATAAGGGTATAAATCGGAGGGGGTCATTGAAAAAATAGATTTTATTGAAGAATATCATCATTGAATTGTGATCTAGCTGGAATACATTGTGAAC
Proteins encoded in this window:
- a CDS encoding glycosyltransferase family 39 protein; its protein translation is MIDGRALLKNSKIKNDYLILLFFSLLIILTRTPFMSKFLYDWDSINFALAFKNFNISLSQPQPPGYIFFVGLGRFLNSFFQDPNSTMIFMSIVFSILTVILVYLLSKKIFSTEIGIISSLLLIFNPIFWFYGEIASIYACQGFFATLIAFLSYKAMKKNSFAYISALVLGLAGRFRQDVTVLMFPLWLFCISYERFELKKIVVSLFIVILSSLTWFLSTVQLSGGYNHYSNLTKYQLTSSFNICSVFFGADILNHIIMLEKLALWTLNGLGIAGIFSLLFLVLQNPKNIIKSVNFKSPKVIFFILWILPSFGFFALVFIAKSGYTLIYLPGLTIIIGFIISKLSENISFMSSKKFLTLIMAFFIIFNTVNFVLIEKVDIESADQKYVEIVAKNNSHFTSSIKVNTIALPSDVICLFYDSGGYSKTVTDLKMIFLTNERLTPY